The window TGGAAGAACTGGAGTCCAATTTCTCTTATCTCGAAATCGTAGCATAACAAAATGGTGTTGGTCTTGTTTTCCCAAATCATACCATCTCTGTCTTCCACTACAACTTGGTCTTTCATTGAATCCCTGTTCCTCACCCCACTCAATATACTTCAGGGCTTTTGTGCCTTTCAGTTCTTTCTTCTCTTCGTGGCACATGAAGATTTTGTACTTCAGTTGTTTCGGGTCAATCAAAATACTCTTACATTCCCTTGGGCTTTTTATCACCGGCTTCAAAAACTCTTTCTCAATCTGCCACTCGGCAATCTTTGCGTCGTCAAGGTAGAAGAACTCGTTGGCGCCAGTTGTGAATCCACGCCGCACTTCTGCAATATCGCCCAGCCGCACAAGTTTACCTTTGCCTTTCTCCAATATCGTGAAGAAAATGTCCGGTGCGCGGAGGTACTTGCCACCCCATTTATCGCCAGTGTATTCGGCTATAACGTCATTGCGAATCCCGCTTTGGCGGGATGAAGCAATCTGACCTTTCGAGGATGAATCGGATTGCTTCGTCGTCCCTTCGGGACTCCTCGCAATGACAGTTTCCTCTTTTGTTTCAATCCCTGCCTTCCACAAATCTTTCTGCTTAATCGGATAAACGCGGTAATCATCTGTCGAAGTAATTGCAGTTGCACGCTCAATCTGCTGCAGTGTATCGCTTATCGCCGCAAGCTCAAACGGCTTCCGGAAATTTACAAACCGCACTACATTCTCCGATGATACTTCTACTTTCGAGCCAGCCGTTGTGGATATTACAGTTTTCTTTTCAACTGTAGAATCTTTCACAAAAACATTTATCGTTGTATTCACATCGGCTTTTTCGAACGAGCGTTTGGCGCTGTTATCATAAACTGCTTTGATGCGACTATTGCGCAGTAAAAACTCCTGAAGCTTGGCTCCATACCCAACATCGAGCCACGAGTTGGAACAGATGAAACAAAGCACGCCTTTTTCTTTCAATAAATTTATTCCACGCAAGTAAAAGTAAACATACAGATCGCTTTTTTTATTAATCTTTAAATTTTGATTTTTATAAAGCGCCTCATACGTTTCAACTAAATCGTCTTTGGTTAAACCGATGTTAAACGTATTGAAAAGCTCATTAATCTTTTCCTGCCGAAGGTAAGGTGGATTCGCAATACAAATATCAAAACCGTATCTGTAGGACGACTCGCCAAGTAGTCCTGAGGTCGAGTCAGCGACTCGACCTACATCATAAATTTCCGCAAAATGAATTTGCCAAAGTATATGCGGCAGTGTATCGATATTCTCTACTTTTACAAAACCTAATGCTTGCGATATTTCATTCTCCTTCTCTGCTATCCTATGTCTCAATTCTTCTTTAGAAATAGAAACAAGAGCAGCGTCATTTTTTCTTAATTCTTCGAAGTTGAAAAACTTTTCTTTCAGTTTTATAAGCTCGGGAATTTTATCAGCCACAAACAAATCGGGCGCGTGGTCGCTTAACCTGATGTCAAGGTTGAATGCTTGTCCTTTTTCTTTTAATCCTTTCTTACCAACGCCAGCCGAAGCAACCAGACTATCGCCTACACGGAGTTTGAAATCTAAATTCGGAAGAGCCGGAATTAATTTAAGCTCTTCAGGAGATTTGATATCTTCTTCTTTCCCATCTCCTCTGCGATAATCAACTACGAGCGAGAGCCAGAAACGGAGCTTGGCAATTTCAACCGCAAATTGGTCGATATCCACTCCGTATAAATTGTTTTGAATGATATTTAGTTTTAACTCGAATATGCTTCGCGGGTTTGCAAGTTTGTTCTCAAAGATATAACGGAGCTGTCCTTCGTTTAATTT of the Bacteroidota bacterium genome contains:
- a CDS encoding Eco57I restriction-modification methylase domain-containing protein — translated: MKHIPSEAVQNIHNQNSFFQFFKDHLGWKIQDDISFDELTYGWSPEEMDLKSDDLRGSRISQLRPFTHDQPWGIFFIHLAKPQVYVTQLRKLIRALAPMKRKHKDYPTWNPHNLLFICTPDWKNYTFAHFEDGKPEKAKLSTFGWEYQSSYIRTLCEFNLKALQMPEVDMFSISPKLWLDEWSKAFDVKSVTDKFFQELRDTFRDIQSYITNLSEENKRSFAQLLLNRLLFLKFLEKKGWLFVEDSDSLELRRSYLARQREKLGQQNQWQYFFKYLFFHGLNRPWMKGSVGTVEETDAIRKIIGRVPYLNGGLFERSHEWDDEKVKVENEAFDMIFDKLLDRYNFTIQENTPIDIEVALNPDLLGYAYEELIAERHGQGAFYTHPTEVGLMCRESLKTFLEEHTQVLHSSIADLVDGWNAKNLSEEQAFAIYRLIHNIKILDPAVGSGAYPVRMMQELVQIYKALASKLNEGQLRYIFENKLANPRSIFELKLNIIQNNLYGVDIDQFAVEIAKLRFWLSLVVDYRRGDGKEEDIKSPEELKLIPALPNLDFKLRVGDSLVASAGVGKKGLKEKGQAFNLDIRLSDHAPDLFVADKIPELIKLKEKFFNFEELRKNDAALVSISKEELRHRIAEKENEISQALGFVKVENIDTLPHILWQIHFAEIYDVGRVADSTSGLLGESSYRYGFDICIANPPYLRQEKINELFNTFNIGLTKDDLVETYEALYKNQNLKINKKSDLYVYFYLRGINLLKEKGVLCFICSNSWLDVGYGAKLQEFLLRNSRIKAVYDNSAKRSFEKADVNTTINVFVKDSTVEKKTVISTTAGSKVEVSSENVVRFVNFRKPFELAAISDTLQQIERATAITSTDDYRVYPIKQKDLWKAGIETKEETVIARSPEGTTKQSDSSSKGQIASSRQSGIRNDVIAEYTGDKWGGKYLRAPDIFFTILEKGKGKLVRLGDIAEVRRGFTTGANEFFYLDDAKIAEWQIEKEFLKPVIKSPRECKSILIDPKQLKYKIFMCHEEKKELKGTKALKYIEWGEEQGFNERPSCSGRQRWYDLGKQDQHHFVMLRFRDKRNWTPVLPVKIYVGDIMFVGKVLDENDLEINLALLNSTLHIFSTELFGRVNLGDGLLTTYGPEIPKFLLLDKTGIANQKNFLKAFDQIKNRPVKTFYEECGLKGDKEIRSQQPNPLPDRKALDDVVFDALGLTEAERKEVYWAVCELVQNRLRKAKSV